The DNA region ATGCAACAGGCCGTTACCAGGCCACCGCTGCCGCCGTGGCCCAGGCCAGGGCCCAGGTGGAAGCGGCAAGGCTTAACCTTTCCTACACGACCATTACATCCCCGGTGAGCGGCATCACCAGTTCGGCTCGTCAGACCGACGGTACGTATATCAATCCCCAGAACAGCCTCCTTACGACCGTTGCGGTGCTCTCCCCCATGTGGGTGAATTTCAGTCTGTCTGAGAACGAATTGCAGAAATATCTGGACCAGATTGCCGAGGGTCGGTTGCGTCCACTGAAAAGCGATGAGTATGAGATCGAGATCCTCCTTGTGGACGGATCAATCTATCCCCATACAGGTCGGATGACTTTTGCCGAACCCTCCTATAATCCCCAGACCGGGACTTTTCTCATCCGGGCGGATGTTGATAATCCGGACGGGATCCTGCATCCGAACCAGTTTGTCCGGGCGCGCCTGAAAGGCGCAATCCGGCCCCAGGCAATCCTGGTGCCCCAGCGTGCGGTGCAACAAGGGTCAAAGGGCCACTTTGTCCTGGTGGTGGGGAAGGATTCCAAGATCGAACAGCGACCCGTCACGGTTGGAGAATGGCATGGAGACGACTGGTTCATATTCGAAGGTCTGAAAGACGGCGAGCAGGTGGTGGTTGACGGCGGTCTGATGCTCAGGCCCGGAATGATTGTCACCACAAAGCCGTATGATGCCGGCCATGCATCCGGAGCCGAGGGTCCCACCTCGTCCGAAACAGGCACAACCAAGTGACAAATAAAGGAAATCCGATCCGTGTTCTCCAAGTTTTTTATTGATCGGCCGATCTTCGCCACCGTCCTTGCGGTTCTTATCTGTCTTGCGGGCATTGTGGCCATGACCGCCCTTCCGGTGGAGCAGTATCCGACCATCACCCCTGTGCAGGTCACGGTATCGGCAGTCTACCCCGGGGCCGATTCCCAGACCCTTGCCGATTCTGTTGCAGCGCCGATCGAGGCCCAGATAAACGGCGTTGACAACATGCTTTACATGTCTTCCACGAGTTCCTCGAACGGACAATTGGTGCTTACCGTTTATTTCACGCTGGATACCGATCCGGACATTGCCCAGGTGCAGGTCCAGAACCGGGTCAGTCTCGCGACTCCCCAGCTGCCCGAGGCCGTGGTGCAGCAAGGGGTGTCCGTGCAGAAGAAGGCATCGTCCATCATGATGTTGATCGGCATCTATGCCGAAGGTGAGCGTTACAGCAGCGACTACATTGCGAATTACGCCAATGTCTATGTTCTCGATGCCATCAAGCGTGTGCCGGGCGCCGGACAGGCCCAGATCATGGGCGTCGCCGATCAGGCCATGCGCATCTGGATGAACCCGGACCGGATGGCATCGCTGGGGATTACCACCAGCGACATCCAGCAGGCCGTTGCCACCCAAAACGCCATGTACGGGGCCGGGCAGATCGGGCAGAAGCCCACGTCCGGACCTGTGGAGTTGACGATCCCGGTGGTGACGCAGAGACCGTTCACGCAGCCGTGGGAATATGAGAATATTATTCTGCGTGCGAACCCGGACGGCAGCAGTATCGTTCGATTAAAAGACGTGGCGCGTGCCGAGGTAGGTCTGAGACAATATGTGGTGGACAGCAAGTTGAACGGCAGCCCTGCTACCTTTCTGGCAGTCTACCAGCAGCCCGGGGCCAACGGGCTTGAGGTGTCCCAGGCCGTCCGAAAGACCCTTGAAGAGATGAAGCCCCGTTTCCCCAGCGGCCTCGACTATATGATCTCCCTCGACACAAACGACTTTGTGCGCCTCTCGATCAAAGAGGTGGTGCATACCCTGTTTGAGGCGATCCTCCTCGTCATTTTTGTTGTATACTTTTTCCTTCAGAGCTTTCGCACCACCATCATTTGCTCGGTTGCCATTGTCGTGGCCCTTGTCAGTACATTTACCGGCATGCTTGCCCTGGGCTTTTCAATAAATTTGCTTACCCTTTTCGGCCTGGTGCTTGCCATCGGAATGGTGGTGGACGACGCCATCGTGGTGGTGGAAAACGTTGAACGCAATATGACCCGATATCATTTGTCTCCCAAAGAGGCGACGGTCCGGGCCATGGGTGAGATATCGGGTTCGCTGGTGGCCGTGGTGCTGGTGATGGCATCGGTCTTCATCCCTGCCGCATTTCTGCCGGGCACCACAGGTCAACTCTATAAGCAATTCGCCATTACCATCGTCATTTCAGTCGCGGTTTCCGGATTCGTGGCCCTTACCCTTACCCCGGCCATGTGCGGCGTTTTGCTGAAGCACACCACGGCCCCCACGCGCGGCTTTTTCGCCTGGTTCAACCGACAGGTCGATGCCATTACCCGCGCCTTTGGTCACGCCGTGACGTTCGTCATCAAACGGATGATTATCGCCTTCATCATCCTGGCCGTGCTTGTCTATGCACTTATCCAGCTCTTTAGAGTGATTCCCACCAGCTTTGTGCCGAATGAGGATCAGGGATACGTCATTGCCGCGATCATCATGCCGGACGGCGCAAGTCTCAACCGCACCGAGGGCGTCGCGGATCGGGTGGATGCTATCTTTAAAAATCTTCCCGGCGTTGAAACGCGCACCCAGATTACAGGCTACACTCTGTTGGACAACGGTTACAAGACCAATGCAGGGACGTTCTTTGTGACGCTCAAGCCCTTTGAGGAGCGCTATGGTTCAATAAAGAAGGCACGGGCTGAAAACGCCCGGGCCGTGCTGACCGGGTTGCACAATGAAGCAAAGGGGATACAGGAGGCTCTGGTGATTCCCGTGGCGCCGCCGGCGATTCCCGGGATCGGGACCACCGGCGGTTTTGAATTCTGGATCCAGGATATGGGGGCGGGTGAACCCGCAAGACTGGACGAGCTTACCCGGCGTTTCCTCAGCAAGGCCCGCGAGCGTCCTGAACTCACCGGCTTGAACAGCACCTTCAGGGCCACCACCCAGCAGTTGAGAGCGGATGTGGATCGGGAAAAGGCCAATCTTCTCGGCGTATCGGTGAATGATATCTACAGCGCCATTCAGGCGCAATTCGGGTCTCTCACGGTCAGCCAGTATGACGAATTCAGCAGAGTCTGGTGGGTCATTCTCCAGTCCGAGCCGAAACACCGCCAGGATCCCGGGGATCTGGCGCGGTTGTACACGAGATCCAATCAGGGCGAGATGGTCCCCCTTTCCGCCCTGGTTACCACCCGATGGGTGACAGGACCCGACTTGCTCCCGCATTTCAATGGGTTTCCCGCGGCCAAGATAAACGGGAATGCCGCTCCGGGGTACAGCTCAGGTCAGGCGATTGCCGCCATGGAAGAAGTTGCGGGTGAGGTGCTTCCCCAGGGCTATACCTTTGCGTGGTCCGGGCTCGCCTTTGAGGAAAAGGTATCGGGCGGCGCCTCCATGATGGCATTTGTATTCGGTCTCATCGTGGTCTTCCTCGTCCTTGCCGCACAATATGAGTCCTGGACACTTCCGGGTTCGGTGATGATGGCGGTGCCTTTCGGGGTTCTGGGGGCCCTGACAGCCAATTGGCTGCGGGGACTGGAAAACGATGTTTACTTCCAAATCGGTCTCCTTGTGCTGATCGGCCTGGGGGCCAAGAATGCGATTTTGAGGGTCTCCTTTGCGGTCGAACTGCGCAAAGAGGGGAAGTCGATCATGGAGGCCACCATCGAGGCGGGCGAGCAGAGATTACGGCCGATCATCATGACCTCTCTTGCCTTTGCCTTCGGGGTGCTCCCCCTGGCAATGGCCATGGGCGCGGGCGCCAACGCCCGCCATTCCATCGGCACCGGCATCATCGGCGGCATGATCGGAGAGACCACATTGGCCATGCTCTATGTGCCGCTCCTGTTCTATATCTTTGACCGGATGAGCGAGCGATCCAAGGCCAAGAAAGACGCAAAATCCGGCAAAAAAGCCCTTGCTGCTGGCGGAGTGGCACAGGAGGTGCCGCATGCACCGGCGGAGGATCACTGATATGCGCGCCCTGGCGGTACTGGCATTCGTTATAATGCTCAACGGCTGCATGCTGGGTCCTGATTATGTACGGCCGGATCTCGATGTCCCCGCCGCCTTCACGTACACGGACGGGGAGGCCCAAGAGACCGCCAATATAGACTGGTGGAAACAGTTCCAGGATCCGGTGCTGGATGCGCTGATCACTGAGGCCCTCGCCAACAACAGGGACATCAAGATTGCCGCCGCAAACATCGAACAGGCCGCGGGAATCCTCATGCAGACGCGATCCCCGCTGTTTCCCCAGGCGGCATACAGCGGAACCGCGAAAAGGGAACGCGCAACAGAGACCGGGGCCACGCCCATTCCTTCGATCATACCGAATCCCCAGAGTTCATATCAGGCCTTTGCCGGCGCGAGCTGGGAACTCGACCTGTGGGGCCGCATCCGAAGGCTCTCCGAGTCTGCCCAGGCCCAGCTGCTGGCAACCGAGGAGGCGCGGCGCGGCGTCATCCTTTCCCTGGTTTCTTCCGTGGCCGGCACCTATATCCAACTGCTGGGCCTGGATGAGCAACTCCTGATTGCAAAGGAGACCCTGGGCACCTATGCCGAGTCGGTCAGGATCTTTGAACTGCGTTTTAAGTATGGTCAGGTGTCCCAGATGACGGTTGAGCAGGCCCGTTCCCAGTACGAAACAGCCGCAGCGGCCATCCCGCAGATCGAGTCTCAGATCGCTCAGACCGAAAACGCCCTTTCAATCCTGATGGGTCGCAATCCGAGGCAGGTTGAACGCGGCAAAACCATTCACCAATTGCACCCTCTGCCTGTCCCGACGGATCTCCCCTCCGATCTGCTTGTTAACCGCCCCGACATACGCGGGGCAGAACAGAATCTCATCTCGGCCAATGCCCGGATCGGCGCGGTCAAGGCCCTCTATTTTCCGACCATATCTCTGACCGGGGCCTTTGGATTTGCCAGTTCAGAACTCTCCAACCTCTTCCAGGGGCCGGCCCGCATCTGGAGTTTCGCCGGCCTTGTCACGGGACCCATCTTTACCGGAGGGGCAATCCGCGGCCAGGTCAAACAGGCCGAGGCCATCCGAAAGGCGGCGCTTCTCAATTATGAGCAGACGGTTCAGAATTCTTTTGCCGATGTGGAAAACACCCTGGTCGCCCGCAAAAAGCTTGTCGAGCAGATCCAGGCACAGGAACGTCTTGTCAAGGCAAACAAGGAATATGTGCGGCTTGCCCGTCTCCAGTATGACGGGGGGTATTCGCCCTATTCCACAGTGCTCCAGGCAGAGCAGCAGCTTTTTCCTTCGGAGCTCAATTATGTCCAGTCCCGGGCCGCTTTTTTTATTTCGCTGGTGAACATCTATAAGGCCATGGGCGGCGGATGGATAACAGATGCCGAACGATTGACCGTTCAGAGAGCGAAAAATGAGAATGCCTTGGCCCGTGAACCCTGAAACGGCCAGGATACTCGGGTTCTCCGCAATAATACAACCACACGGGTTGCAATTTCGCCCGACACATCTTATTATAATAAAAATGCACCTCGTCGATGCTCGACGGGGTGTTTTGTTTCGCCCAGTCGATCACGAGGGGCCCCAAGGAACCCACCGGGTCTGAAAAGTCGCCCGGAAAACCCCATTAATAAGGAGATACCCATGGCAAATCTTTCTGAAATCACTCTTTACAGCGGCGGTCACAAAGGCACCGAAGCCGAGTTCGGCCGTCTGGCTGAAGCTTGGGGTCTGGTCGAGGTCAATTTTTCTTACGCGGGCAATGCCCCTGAGCGGACGGCGGGCATTCGGGTGCTGAGTCCGGAAGAACTCGACAAGGGCAACGTCAGCATGGAGATCGTCTCGACCCGGCTGGGACGCACCTTTTCCAAGTCCGAAAAAATCCGCAAGGTCATCCAGGTCATCTTTCACATGGTCAATAACGGCTTCCACGTCATCGTGGTAGGCTGGATTCAGCCGGACAATACCGTTAAGGGAGGCACCGGATGGGCCGTCGAACTGGCCAAGTTGTTCAACCGGCCCTTGAGCGTCTACGACCAGGACCGGAAAGGCTGGTTCACCTGGAAAAACAACACCTGGATGGCGGAAGATCCGATACTGGATCACAAGACCTTTGTCGGCACCGGAACCCGTCGCCTTACGGAAGACGGCCGCCGAGCCATCAGCGATCTTTTCGAGAGGAGCTTCGGCCCGGTTCGATGATCAGCGACGGCAAGAGGGGCGTAAGCGGTTAGACTCTTAGACGCTTTGTCTGTAACTTCTCTGCAACGTGCGAAGAAGGCTGCCCGTGGGGGTCTCTGGGACTTGGGTGAAACCTGTTTGGTGCGCGGCCGTCAGACCGCCTTAAGGGAATGTCAAAGGGGTGAATAGGGCCTCTCATTTGAACTGATAATTGATGGTCCGGGGCTGACCCCCGCGCAGAATTTCCATGGACAGGGGATCGCCTGATTCTATGGCCTTGTAAAAGGAGAAGGCATCCTCGGGTGTGTTGATCGATTTGCCGTTGATGTTTTTGACAATGTCTCCCCGTTGAAGCCCCAACTGAGTGAAGAATGAATCGGCCTGGACATAACTGAGAATGAATCCATCCGGTTTTCCGTTTTTCAGATAGGGCCGAATGCGTGCCTGGGTTAACAACTGGTTGATATTCTGGAGCGAATTCTGGATGTCCGACCGGGCCAGGGTTACGGTGTCACCGCCTCGGGCCGGCCCGGCCGAGGCATGTCCCCCCATACCTTCCTCAGGCGCATCCATCGAGAGGACCTCATCTTTTTCCCCCACATGCAGTACGACTTTCCCTCGCACGATTTTCCGGATGACTGCACCCTGAACAGCGTCTCCCACCCTGTAGAGACCCTGTGTTCTCTTGACCGAATCTTCAATCACCGCACGTGCGTTTTCTTCAAGACCCGTGACCGTCCCCAGGAGGGCGATGTTGAGGGTGGTCGGTTCCAGGGCCTCGATATCTTCCTTCTGGATTTCTCTCGTCTTCACATCATCGGCGGTGGTTTCAGCCGCCCCGAACAAATTTCGATTCACAATCACATCGAAATGTTTCAACAAAGGCCGTTCATGATGCACCCTCTTCGGAATTGTCACCTCTGCCGTCTGCGAGGTCCGAACGTCGGTGAGCTGAAAGGAAAGTGTCCTGTAAAAAATATCCACGCCGAGGTAACTGAGGGCTGAGAAAGCAGCGAGGTTAAACAAAATATTATATAAATTCTGTTTCATAAATAGCGCCGGGATTCGACAAATTCCCTAATCCCCCAATTCCTGAATTCTTCGTTTAAATAAACCTGAATACCGGGTTCATGAACGTGCCTTGAATTACAAAGGAACGCTTCAGTTTCTTGAGCCCCTGTCGGAGAAAATTCAAGGCGGCTGCATCTCCCTTCGTATTTCCAAAGAGCCCGCCGAGCGGTTCCATGGTCCCCCTCAGGTCAAGCCTGCTTCTGGACAGATCGGTATCCAGCGTAATCGCACCGGATATTTCTCCTTTGACAACTTTCCCCTCGAGATGGACGCGATTCAGGGAGAGCTTTCGGTCCTTCATGGCCATTTCCATGGAAAGCCGATGGAAATCCAGGGTGTCAAGACCCAGAACGGGTTGCAGCAGCTTGACGCTCCCATCAGTGATGACGATCGTCCCCTGACCCGCGCCGTCAATAAGTCTATTTTGTTGCCCTGCATAATGAATCGCCCCACCCAGAACCCCGGATACATTTCGGCCCAAAAGGGGCGCAAGATAGGGATGATCTCCGATATGAATACCTTTAAGCCTGAGAGAGGTTGCAAAGGGGGCATCTGTTGCATATCGCCCAAAGTCGACATGACCCTCCATGTCGCCGGTGTAAGCGTGCGCTTTGAAATAATACCGAGGCGTGCCGGATAGAAAAGACCACGCCGCCGGGGTAATGGAAATGCTGCTGGCCCGCAGAAGATCCTGATGGGGTGCCGCCCTTAATGAAATTCCTGCATCGATAAGATGGATACCCGGTGGAAACCCGGGACGAACCTCCTTCAGAGAGAGAACCATCGGGGGATCTGTGCCGGCCGCCTCGGATACCAGATAGGCCTCAATCTTATCGGCTGGAAACCGGTAATACAAGAGCCCGATGGTCAAAAGCACGGTGTAGATCACATATCCGATCCATTTTCCTTGTTTTATGAAAACCCTTCCCATGTACGGTTTACCCGGTTAAGCGGCTGAATGTGAAGTGCCCAAAGTGTATGAAAGGCCTGACGTTAAGGGACGCGTGTCAATTCTGTCTATGAATCCACAACCGTCACTACCTGCATGACGGCATCCAGGTATCCAGGGGCGCCCTTGGCATCCGTGATGGAAAGTCGCTTGATGCTGACGACGTGTTCCGGCGACTCAATCAGATAGAGATAATCCACCAGTTGCTTTAAATTGATCCTGTCGAGCTTCATCTCAACCATTGACTCCTTGAGCCGGCCGTCTCCCGGGGAGTCTGAAGGCTTCATATACTTGATGTGCGCCTTTACCCCTGCCGTGCCCGCCGCCTGTCCCAGAAAAGAGAACAGGGTAAAGCCCTTTGCGCGCCTTTCAAGACGGCTTTGGATCCCCTCAGCCCCCCTCTGGTAGGCATCATATTCAGCCTTCAGCAGCCTGATTTCTTTTAGCCCGCGCCATTTTGCCTCAATGCCCCGTTTCATGGCTTCCCGTTTATCGAGAAAAGGGAAGACAGCGAACTGGACGACGAGAAAGAGGGCTATAGCGGCCGCGCCCAGGGAAACAGACAGTTTTTCTCTTTTTCCTAACCTCATGGTTCAAAGATTTCCTGCCGAACAGATGACCCAGATCTCAATCACCGAATTCCGGCATTCCGGCATTCTCAATTCCTCAATTTTCTTAATTTCTCAATCCTCATGGCTTACGGTCTATGGTTATCTCAAACTGTATCTTGTTCCCTGAATGGTCCAGATTGGCTGATGTGATATTTACCGGACCGAATCGCTTTGCTGTGGCCAGGTCGTTTTTTATCCTGTCCACCTCGTTGAATGCATCAGTTCTTCCGGAGATCCTTATGGTCTCAGGATCCACCACCATACGGTGGACCTCAACAGAGATGGATGGAGGGATGCGATTAGAGATCTCCCGCAACAGTTCCAGCACCGTATCCACGGGCCCTGCAGCGGGGCCTGATGCGGACGAGCGTTTCATCTGCTCAACACTTACCCTCAACTGCTGGACCGGATCGACGATCCGGGTTACCTGGGGAAGGGTTTGCCGGAAAATGGTGGTGATCTCCTGGTCCAGCGTCCGGTACTCCTTTTTCAGCAAATGGTAGTCGATTACCATATCGGCGACCAGGAACGAAAGGATCAGGAAAAGAAAGAGGGCGAATTTCGGGATCGCCTTCCGGATACTTTGATACCGCCCTTCCGTGCCGAATTCATCTCTCCTGAGATTGAATCCTCCCTCCTTCCCCGCATTGCGCAAGGCCAGGGAAAGTGCGCCATTCATCAGGGCCGGGGACCAGTTCCGGGCGATGTTTTCTTCCATTCTGATCTTTTTGTCCTGGCTGACGTCAATCGGTTCGGCCGGAATGTCCAGAAACCGGCTCAGCAGGTCCCCAGAGATAGGGTCTTGTGCCCCTTCCCCGGTAAAATATATCTTTTCCGGACGATCAGGCATCCCTGTTCGGGAAGTAAATGCGTGTACTGTATTCTGGACGGCGATGCACAGGGACCTGAAAAAGGAGTCCATATTCTCCGGGGAAGGGACCGATACGGAAATAAAGGATCGGATCAGGCTGATCCGCCCATTCAAACAGAGGATCAGGGAATACCTCTTTGCTCCTATCTCCAATACAAGGATATTCTCAGGGGTCCCTGCCTGATTCAATATCCAGGAAGCCAGGGAGGTTCCCCTCACCTCCAACACTTCCGGATCGATCCCCATGGACTGAAGCGCTTCAAGATAATCCGAGATAAACTCCTTCCGGACCAATGCGGCCAGAACCCCGCTTTCGGCATGGTGATCTGTGGCGATGAAATCGATCAGCAGGTCTTCCACAGGAGAGGGGAGCATGTTCTCCATTTCAAAGGGGAGGGCCTGTCTGATTTTTCTCGCGTCCTTGAACGGCATGGGGACGTTCCTGAAAGAAACATGCGCTTCCGGAACAGTGACGAGGCATGTGTCATTCCTGAGGTCCATGGACCCGGCAAGAGATCTGAGGGCATCCTCCAGGCTCCCATCGGCCACAGGAACCCGGGTACATGCAAGGATCCGGCGCCCTTTCAGCCCGCTTGCCGTCCGGACGGCCGTAATGTGTTCAGTACTTATGTC from Deltaproteobacteria bacterium includes:
- a CDS encoding multidrug efflux RND transporter permease subunit, with protein sequence MFSKFFIDRPIFATVLAVLICLAGIVAMTALPVEQYPTITPVQVTVSAVYPGADSQTLADSVAAPIEAQINGVDNMLYMSSTSSSNGQLVLTVYFTLDTDPDIAQVQVQNRVSLATPQLPEAVVQQGVSVQKKASSIMMLIGIYAEGERYSSDYIANYANVYVLDAIKRVPGAGQAQIMGVADQAMRIWMNPDRMASLGITTSDIQQAVATQNAMYGAGQIGQKPTSGPVELTIPVVTQRPFTQPWEYENIILRANPDGSSIVRLKDVARAEVGLRQYVVDSKLNGSPATFLAVYQQPGANGLEVSQAVRKTLEEMKPRFPSGLDYMISLDTNDFVRLSIKEVVHTLFEAILLVIFVVYFFLQSFRTTIICSVAIVVALVSTFTGMLALGFSINLLTLFGLVLAIGMVVDDAIVVVENVERNMTRYHLSPKEATVRAMGEISGSLVAVVLVMASVFIPAAFLPGTTGQLYKQFAITIVISVAVSGFVALTLTPAMCGVLLKHTTAPTRGFFAWFNRQVDAITRAFGHAVTFVIKRMIIAFIILAVLVYALIQLFRVIPTSFVPNEDQGYVIAAIIMPDGASLNRTEGVADRVDAIFKNLPGVETRTQITGYTLLDNGYKTNAGTFFVTLKPFEERYGSIKKARAENARAVLTGLHNEAKGIQEALVIPVAPPAIPGIGTTGGFEFWIQDMGAGEPARLDELTRRFLSKARERPELTGLNSTFRATTQQLRADVDREKANLLGVSVNDIYSAIQAQFGSLTVSQYDEFSRVWWVILQSEPKHRQDPGDLARLYTRSNQGEMVPLSALVTTRWVTGPDLLPHFNGFPAAKINGNAAPGYSSGQAIAAMEEVAGEVLPQGYTFAWSGLAFEEKVSGGASMMAFVFGLIVVFLVLAAQYESWTLPGSVMMAVPFGVLGALTANWLRGLENDVYFQIGLLVLIGLGAKNAILRVSFAVELRKEGKSIMEATIEAGEQRLRPIIMTSLAFAFGVLPLAMAMGAGANARHSIGTGIIGGMIGETTLAMLYVPLLFYIFDRMSERSKAKKDAKSGKKALAAGGVAQEVPHAPAEDH
- the pilM gene encoding pilus assembly protein PilM, which encodes MHGNITGIDISTEHITAVRTASGLKGRRILACTRVPVADGSLEDALRSLAGSMDLRNDTCLVTVPEAHVSFRNVPMPFKDARKIRQALPFEMENMLPSPVEDLLIDFIATDHHAESGVLAALVRKEFISDYLEALQSMGIDPEVLEVRGTSLASWILNQAGTPENILVLEIGAKRYSLILCLNGRISLIRSFISVSVPSPENMDSFFRSLCIAVQNTVHAFTSRTGMPDRPEKIYFTGEGAQDPISGDLLSRFLDIPAEPIDVSQDKKIRMEENIARNWSPALMNGALSLALRNAGKEGGFNLRRDEFGTEGRYQSIRKAIPKFALFLFLILSFLVADMVIDYHLLKKEYRTLDQEITTIFRQTLPQVTRIVDPVQQLRVSVEQMKRSSASGPAAGPVDTVLELLREISNRIPPSISVEVHRMVVDPETIRISGRTDAFNEVDRIKNDLATAKRFGPVNITSANLDHSGNKIQFEITIDRKP
- a CDS encoding efflux transporter outer membrane subunit — protein: MRALAVLAFVIMLNGCMLGPDYVRPDLDVPAAFTYTDGEAQETANIDWWKQFQDPVLDALITEALANNRDIKIAAANIEQAAGILMQTRSPLFPQAAYSGTAKRERATETGATPIPSIIPNPQSSYQAFAGASWELDLWGRIRRLSESAQAQLLATEEARRGVILSLVSSVAGTYIQLLGLDEQLLIAKETLGTYAESVRIFELRFKYGQVSQMTVEQARSQYETAAAAIPQIESQIAQTENALSILMGRNPRQVERGKTIHQLHPLPVPTDLPSDLLVNRPDIRGAEQNLISANARIGAVKALYFPTISLTGAFGFASSELSNLFQGPARIWSFAGLVTGPIFTGGAIRGQVKQAEAIRKAALLNYEQTVQNSFADVENTLVARKKLVEQIQAQERLVKANKEYVRLARLQYDGGYSPYSTVLQAEQQLFPSELNYVQSRAAFFISLVNIYKAMGGGWITDAERLTVQRAKNENALAREP
- a CDS encoding efflux RND transporter periplasmic adaptor subunit — protein: MIMAAAVLMAACQNKKEAPPPSVPVVMVVEIVRKDVPVVFEYIAQTQSSHLVNIQARVSGFLDKRMYTEGAVVKEGQILFQMDAKPFKVQLDQAKAALAKQEAAFETARLNLARTKPLTEQNALSQKDLDDATGRYQATAAAVAQARAQVEAARLNLSYTTITSPVSGITSSARQTDGTYINPQNSLLTTVAVLSPMWVNFSLSENELQKYLDQIAEGRLRPLKSDEYEIEILLVDGSIYPHTGRMTFAEPSYNPQTGTFLIRADVDNPDGILHPNQFVRARLKGAIRPQAILVPQRAVQQGSKGHFVLVVGKDSKIEQRPVTVGEWHGDDWFIFEGLKDGEQVVVDGGLMLRPGMIVTTKPYDAGHASGAEGPTSSETGTTK
- the gspN gene encoding type II secretion system protein GspN: MGRVFIKQGKWIGYVIYTVLLTIGLLYYRFPADKIEAYLVSEAAGTDPPMVLSLKEVRPGFPPGIHLIDAGISLRAAPHQDLLRASSISITPAAWSFLSGTPRYYFKAHAYTGDMEGHVDFGRYATDAPFATSLRLKGIHIGDHPYLAPLLGRNVSGVLGGAIHYAGQQNRLIDGAGQGTIVITDGSVKLLQPVLGLDTLDFHRLSMEMAMKDRKLSLNRVHLEGKVVKGEISGAITLDTDLSRSRLDLRGTMEPLGGLFGNTKGDAAALNFLRQGLKKLKRSFVIQGTFMNPVFRFI